GAGCTGCGTTCCGCCGCCAGCCTCGGCACGGCGCCAGCACCGCGTGCCACACCCCCGCAGCAGCGGTGCAGGCCGCGCGCCGGGGCGGGGCACCGCCGGGGTCGGCgcagggcggggcggggcgtgCGGGACGCTGCCCCGCCCCCGCGCGACGCCGTGAGGGGCGGGGCGAGGCCGCCTGGGCAGCCGGGCCCGCCCCCCTCCGCGGCAGGCCGGCGCGGGCGGGGCGAGCGCCTCCTTCCTGTTTCCGCTCGGCAGGCCGGCGCCCGCCGGGGCAGCGGTACGtggggcggcgggagggacgCGAGGGGCGGCAGCGCGGCGCTGCCCGGACCCCCGCCCGCTCCGGCCCGAGCCACGGCGATGCcttcccgccgccgccatcctccgccgccgcccgagCGGCGTTACCTATGCCGGGCGGAGGCGAGCGCCGCTGGGCCCGCGCCGCGGCGGCCGCCGTTCCCTCACGGCCTGTCTCTTCTCTCCGCAGGGAGCTCGGCGCCACCCTTCCGCGGTTCGAGGTGCCCGCAGGGTGCCGGAGGCGGCGCCGGGATCCGCCGCCGCAGGTGAGAGCGGCGCGGGACGGGGCGCGCGGCCGGCCGTtacggggcggggcggggcggggccgggccggggggacAGCGGGAGGCAGCCGGTGTCCGGGTGGCTGCTGCGGGCCCAGGGGCTCCGGCTCCTCCATCCCGCGGGTCGCTCGCAGGGGACCGGTCCGGAGGGCTCCGCCGTGCTCGGTGCCGGCCCGGTTCGGACACTGCCGTTTGCGGGCTGACCGCTGCTGGCTTGCTCTCCACAGCCCTGACCCGCTCCCTCGCCTCCCCCCGTAAAACCTGCAGATGAGCCAGCTGggctctcttcccttctcttctgaaGAAGCACAGACCTCACTTTTTTTCCACgtagcaatttttttcatggtaGTACCTGAAGCTCTGTGGGATTAAATGCCTGATTGTTTTGCAAATGCTGTACTTTAAAGTAAGGTCGACACCGAGTTCGTATTACACTTATGTTCGTGTACTAAGCTCTGCTTTTAACTTCTAGTAAAAAAGAACTTGCCCTTTAATAACGAAACATGATGACTTATATTAAAAGGGCGATAGCTGTGTATGtgctctttattttctgaatactcagaaattattttggtatTATTTCATAGGGTTTTCCCAgcaaaaaaacagagaaaatgtttgATGTTAAGGCTTGGGCGGAATACATCGTGGAGTGGGCTGCAAAGGACCCCTACGGCTTCCTTACTACGGTGATCTTGGCCCTTACACCATTGTTCGTAATTAGTGCAGCGCTTTCATGGAAACTTGCAAAAATGATCGAGGCCAGGGAGCGagagcaaaagaagaaacagaagcgCCAAGAGAATATCGCAAAAGCCAAACGAACGAAGAAGTattaaatggaggaaaaaaaaaggccttttctAATCAAACACTTGTACATTTTGTTGTAACTATCCTTTGATACTTGATCCTGTAATTTCTTGAAGTATGACATTTAATcccttcagcattttttttctgctgagatgATTTGTGTGAAAGTTTGCCCAAGTGACACTTGTTGCAATCTTTTAATCTGCTACTTGTGTTCTAGTGCAGGTTGCCTTTCTAAATTTgcatgttaaattaaaaaatctgttgGGTGGCTCTGgaggtagatttttttttttttccccctcagttcAAATTAGGGGGAATATGTGAATGGTAAACTGGATTATAGAAAGGCAAGTTTTGGTATACTTTGGTATactttcagcagagctgcagagatcATCTAGCTTCACAGTGAGATAGCATACCTTTAAGGATGCTGCATATGGCCCTGTGGGTCTTGAGCTGCGTGCCCAGAAGAGCTGCTGAGTTGTCTTTGATGGTGGGGCTTGTCTGCAACAAGAACCTAACTTAGCTTTTCCCGTTTCCTGACCTACCAACCATCAACAGTCTGTAAATTCAGCCCAAACTCTAGGAAACTGATTGCTTGTTCTTATGACCTTCGTCTGTCTTAAGCCACTCATGTTCTACAAAACACACTACTATGTTGTTTGGCTCTCCCTAATGATGCATGTCACCTGCAACTAATTTGTTTCTGCCTTCAGAAACTTTATGCCTCAAAGCATAGCCATAAATGGGGTGAGACCAAAGACCCCTGTGGCCTGGTGCACTGTGTCCTAGTGACCTGTAGCAGGTGGCGGTGGGAGAGTACAGGAGGATGTACTGCTGGTGCCAGTACTTCTCCTGCTTGCTAACCTTCTGGCTACCTTTGACTTAAGGACCTTTTGATCTTTGGGATCTTTGTTCTCATGGCCTGTGAAACTGCTGCCTTCCAGGCTGCAAAATGCTGGCATACTGGAAAAAGTCCAAGTGAGGTTTGTGTTGTAAATATGCCAATATTACTTAATATTAATTCCAATTTATGTTTTTctaacagaagtaatttttcaaagCCTAATTTCTATTAATAGTCTAGTTCTAAAGAGCTTGTGGCAGTCATCAGGTTAGACATGGCATAtttctgaacagcagcacagggctgtgctTTCTAGCAAGTAGTCCTtcattatgtttaaaaataaaaccttaaaaTCATACCGTTGTTCAAATGAGGAGACCTGTAGAGCTGGCTGACACAAAAGGGGATTAGAACTGCGGAGCCCAGCTGGAAGGACTTAAAGCTAATGTGAAGTATTGTTGAtcctctttcagttttgttGGTCAAAGCAAGCATTGTTAGCAATGACACCTTGGCATTTCATAAATACATGGGGTTGTCTccactgttttctctgtgttgtCACATTTGTATGCGTTCCACCTTTGATACCTATACAGcctgaaacacagagcagaaCTGATGAAGGACGCACTGCATAAATAAATTTGatacttttttccaaaaaattTTGTGGTCTTTATTTTGACTTGAAGTTCTCAAACATTATCTCTAAGTAAATCATCTGCACATTTTATATATCTAAGCTATGGCCAAATGGATCTGATCATTTAGGGAAGCTCCTGCATacaccagaaataaaaatgtctcagACCCTGTGTTATTTTCCAGCAGCTTTACCAAGTGCTTCTAACCTCTATTACAGTAGTTACATGTAGTTTAGCTCATCCTGATTTTATCCTGTGCTTACTTCTGGCTGCAAATCAAGCACCATGCAAGTATGTTGGTTGCTTTAAGTTAGAGGAATGTCTCTCAGATTAATACAGCGTGTAGTGTCATAGTGATTCCTGTTAAATCAACTTTTCCATCCACTTGCCAGAGGAAAGCACAATGGCACTGCCAAGGGAATTAATAAGCATTCTGAAGAACTATCTTAAATTGATGCCTAGGTTTGGGAAAATTTAAGTGTACTGATTAACATTTGTTACATCAAAAACAAATGAGTcttcaaggaaaaaatcaatttagaattaagaaaattaagttaGCTAGAAAACCTCCTACCTATGATTTCATGAGTAAGTGATGAACAGCAATGGTTAGAAACTTGCTTATACATCCTGTTATTAAAAACTTGTAATACATCCTGTTTTTTCACTACACCCAAACATTTTACAGTAGTTTGTCATGACTAAGCCTATTTGAAcagttctgcaaaaataaatgaaacttcAGTATCACTTTATTGCACACTCACTTATATACAACAGCTGTGTATGTtgtctgttaaaatatttatccatTAGCAATATCTGTACGTGACaatcatttatttattgtgACTGCTACCACTGCCTGGTGGCATCCAGGAGCCTGGCTGAAAGGTGCTCGCAGTGCTTGTTGGATCTTGCGAAGGCTCACTCTTTCCATAGTAAGGGGCTGATGCATGGCCTTTAACACGAGTATGAACTGGTTCAGCAACAAGTCCCTCCTTGTATTCCTTGGCCTGAAGGAGCTTATCCTTTTCGGATACAtctttgattttctgtttcatttcttgtCTGTAATTTTCATTCTTGAGTATCTCCTAAGAACATAGtagaaagataaataaataaatcggAAGTAAATGCAATACACAAcgttggaaaaaaaacccacaacattttAAGCAGTTATTGGTTTTCCTAATCTTATAATCCAAATTTTCAGGTACCtaggtaaaataaaatgtggcGAAATTAATAGTGTGCAACTGCAATTTCAGCCCTAATGTTTTGATTGTGTTGTTGAAGCAAAACTGCATTGTGGTGTCCCAGTTTCACTATTCTTTTGGATCACAAAGCAAATAACAGTCATCAATGCGTtgaaaaggcattaaaaataaggctaccttttaactgttttctgGGTAGGACTTGCTACTGTATAGCTACTTATCACTTGCATTTCTTCCTGTAACTCACTATGCCTAGGACTTTAGGTATCTGTGGCCCAGAGTGCAGTTTTGGGAGAAGCAGATGTGCAACCGTGACTCTGCTAGTACATAATCCGAAGCCATACcagattaataaataaataaaacaattaaaaaataccaaaaagtTATATAAGGAGGCTGCTAAAtttgagggggagaaaaaagcattaaaaatcacTGACGGAAACCCTGCCCCAGAGACTCGGAAGACACCTCAGCAAAGTCAAGGAATAGCATGGTCCAAGAAGGAAGGGAGACCAACACACCCTCAGCTGGTGGCTGCCTGGCCAGCAAAGGTGAACTGGGTATTGCGATGAGGCCACTAAGCAGAACACTGCTTAGGTGAGCTGTATGTTAGCTCTTGGTATCTAGCAGGCATGTTAGCTAAAATAAATGTACTGCATTCACAAAGGGTGTAAAATCATACCTACTGGCTCTGCACAGgtgaaaaattcaaataaaagtgTTCTAGTTTTAGAGGTAAATAGATAAACTGAAGCAACAATCTGACACATGATCCTACTGCAAAGCCAAAACACCCACTCATGATGTGTATTCAGAGTGGCTTGTACAACCTCCTGATTTAGCTTCATGAAACTCTGTACTGAAACATGGTTGTGTATGGGTTAAAGCTGCCAATGCACTAATGAACATGACCTGAATTAGGATTTGGCTGTTTCCACTGAGAAATGCTGAGGGCAATAGTTGAAGCAAGTGCAATTACTGGCTTGTCCACAGGTAAAATAGAAAAACAGCTGTCAGTACACTGTGCCATATTGTTCAGAGGAAAACACATGAGAACTCCCAAagtaaacacaaagaaaaaagccctgaaaaatactgaagattGTTTTTTATCTGTTAGCATATGTTTCCTATCAGAAGGACAATTTGCAAATTCTGCTAACAGaacttctctgtgcttttgttAGGGCAGATAGTGAAAAGTATTagaaaccaaagcagaaaagtGATAAGAATTTTTACAACACTTTGAACCCAAATGCAACTTAACTGTAATCAACATCATTTAATGAGGAAGCTGCTAATATCCATGTTTAGAGTGggatacaggagaaaaaaggctGAACAGCTTTCTCTGGATTACAAGTACATGGAAGCGCTACGGAGAAACTAGACCACTACACTTCTCTCTGAGTAGAAGACCATGACATTATTTTAGGAATGGCATTAAAATACATGTGATATTGCCAAGAGTTGACAGAACAagtataaaaacatttaataacattttaaaaggcagtatGCATAGAGCAGAGGCAAAACACTTCACATACCTATATAGCATGCAAATACACAAGCAGCACATAAATGACTTTGCAAACTatagggagggaggagaagatCCTCCCATgctcaaataaaaatactgccAAGCATAACAAGGTCAAACTTTCAAAAGTCATTATAGCAAAACCTCATTATAACACCTCTCAATTCTGTCTGTGTTTGCCACGTGCCTGTATAAATCTACCATGACCTTAATGATTTCAAGGGGATCACTCCTTTGGTGCTTGCATTACCCCACTACTAAGAAACAAGGTTAGATACCTTTGTGGTATCTGAAGACTGCATCACAGCCTCTGCTAAAACACCATGAAATGATTcattaaaatatgaatatgaaCAGCTACTTACTAACTTCAAATCTTTTTCCAGTGATTACTTTAACAAAGTTATCTTGGTCAGGTAACAGCAGCTGTAACTAAATTCCAAATGCTCCAAGTCCATTTTAAATGTTGATGTATAACTGTCATCTGGTTTTCAGGCTCAAGAACAGTGCTCTTAATCAGCTTTTACTGGCTGAAGTATAGTTGTGATCTAGTAAAATAACCATGTTAATCTTGAAAAAAACCATGAGGAATAATCCACAttagcaaacacagaaaaaagataGTGAAGTGACTTGTTCAGAATCTTCTACACAATCCACACCAGGGCAAAAATTTTTCAAGTTCAAAGTGTCTGCACACATCCATTTTATGTATTAAATTCATGCCACTAACATGTACACTGAAATCAGGGTTTATGTGCTCAGactaaagaaaatgtgaatcaGGAACCTTGCGTCAATTGGCACGTTAGAAAATTTGGGTCAAATACATAAGTTTTCTTAGCATAAACATCTTGTCCTTTGATACTGGGAAAGTTTGTTCTGCAGAATTCTGTCACAGGCAGTGAGTCATTCCCGTTTCTAATATTATCACCAGCAAATACTTCATTCTCAATTCTCACTAGaacatacacttttttttttaaaacattgtgaTTGTATTTCTAAATACTACTAGTTCAATTGCCATAGCCACTGCAGTTTGAAGCATTTATGAGACTGAAGTTTCCCTGCCTTTACaggcatttaaataaaagatcCAAGCAGTTCTAAATCTGAATAGCATAATCAACTTGGTTCAAAATGCAAATCATAATGAAACTATTGTATGCATATTTATAGAAGGAATTATCCTTAAAACACACCAGAAATGTGTAGGACCTTTATAACTGATCTTCCAAATTTGGCTTCAGTTGATCTGCATGGCTCACTGCAATTAAATACAGTGAGTGTTAGAAAGGTTACTCTTCAGATACCCTCCTGGTTATACAGGGCTCCCTATCCCCTGCTGAACAGCAGTGGAGACGCCGACATCTGCTGGGCTCTTCTACACATGACTCGTAGCCTGTAAATCTGCGTGGCACTACAGGCCTTCCCAACTCACCTGCACACGGCTACACTCTCACTTCGAGGCCCTGTTGCTACCCAGCCCTTTACCGCTTGATATACTGTGAACAGTGACTGCTGGGAGctaaaagtacttttttaaTTACCCTAGCAGGTTCAGAGcaattctttcctcttccaagatgaatggaaatatttcataaaatggCTAGCTTCATTATAATCTGCCCCCCAAAACACACCATTtaaattttctgctgaaatataaGAACATGAATATGTAATATGCTCTGACCTTTAGGGGAAATACAAAATCATTTTATCCAACACAGAGGACGTGGTATCTACCAGGTAACTGCAGTTTTCTAGGGGTTAGCTTGTTCTTCCAACTCTCTCTTCATACAAATAAATGATATAAGCCCTTTGAACCTGCAGTTCTCAGGAGGCACATGACATCCAGAGTATCAGAAATGCCCTTAGTCGTTTTCATTAAAAGAGAAATCTAAGGATTTGCATTATGCTGCAaaactaaaaaatgaaaaatgcttgaAGACATCCAGCCATGTTTTATACCAGTTGAAATCCGTACATGTAGATGTTCACCTTGAAAACCATCAGCTCCCAGCATTTGGAAGAAGATACATACAATGTGGTGAGAACTAGGTCCAATTACATGTTCCACAGTTTACTTTTAGGtggaatgtaaaagaaaaaattctacTCACTGCAGGTAACAACTTGTCCAGCTTTGCTGATTATTGTAACCCCTATGACGATTTAAATCCTTCTAATGATTGAAGCTGCATGCCTCCCCTCCTTAGAAAGGCAGGGTTTAAGGGAGTGATCTCTAAGGTTTTCTTGAAGAACTTAACGTTATTAAGGAAATGCCAAAGTGACCCTATGTGGAGTTTGAGGCGGCTACTTTTCATCCAGCAACTGATGACTTCTGCATATTCTGACATCTTAGTAGTGGTAACAGCTGCATGAACAAAGAATGAAAGACGGCCTGCCCATGGGGGCAACACAGCCCAAGACATGTTGCTGCCTTCCGAGTGCATTGCTGCAAAAGGGATCAGGCTGTATTTCATGCCACTAGGATGAAATTTCTACTTTTCTTGCAAACgtatttttgtttaaagcacTCGCTCAACTCTGACAGCTGAGACGTATCACCAAGCATCCTCTGCTGTTTGGAAACTGTATTCACCTCTACTCCAGGGGAGAAAGATCTACAAGTTTGTCTCTAGTCAAATGACTTTCAGTGCCTACCATGCTGTACTGTTTTGTAGGCTGTTTTGTAGGCTGAAGATTTGGAGTGCAGCATTCTTCCACTTTTAAAGGATCTCATGTTGTCACTGCTTTCCCTTTGCTGAATAAACTTGTAGGCttatggaataaaataaattactttaaaaagttcCTCCTGGTAGGAAAATGtcataaatacaaaaaaggTTTCTCTAGACTTGCTTAGTCCTTCAGCTGGGGTCTTGCTCACTAGTGACTAGCCTTTGCTGAACACTTCTTGCTGGTCTTCTCCACAGGCAAATACctgttgtcctggttttggccgGGATAAAGTGAATTgtcctcctagtagctggtacagtgctgtgttttggatttagcatgtGAATaaattgataacacactgatgtctTAATTGCTGCTCAGTAGTGCTTACACTTGAcaaggacttctcagcttctcatgctctgccaggtgcacaagaaggtgggagggggcacagccaagacaggtGACCGCTACCATATGACATggtgctcagtatataagctgaGAGGAGTTGGCCGGGGGCAGCGATCGTTGCTCAGGGACGAGCTGGGCATCAGTCTGCAGGTGATGAGCAACTGTATTGTGCTCACTTGCTTtgtacattattattattactactactgctactactactgttactttatttcaattattaaactgctcttatctcaacccatgagttttctcacttttccaattccctcccccatcccgctggggggagtgagcaagtggctgcatggggcttagttgccatctggggttaaaccacgacacctgtACTTAATTTCTATCCTGCAGCACCTCCTGAACGCCACAATCTGAGGAACTCATCTCCTTCCTCTTACTGTTTCATTGGTTATAACCAATATTGTACCAATATAATTGGTTTTATAACATTGATTACAACACCACTTGCTCCTCATTGAGAATTTTCAATCTCTTGAAGGCAACAGGCAACCCAAACTTGTGAACAAGTAGCTCTAGGGATACAGATGGCTAGACATACACTACCAATGTAACTGTCCAAGAGGGATTGTTTAAAGGTTATTTTAACAGACTGgtacttgttttgtttttgttgtctCCAGATGATTTTCTAAAGACACTATACCCAAACCTATAAATCCAAGGGCTTTTTTGAGCAAGAtgtcacattttatttcaggtgggtttgtttttgattaaattaaaaataaatagcttctTTATGTTGTCTTAGAAACTATTCCAACTTCTTATGTTGTCTTAATTACATGTTGAAATAATCATGACTTCTCTTGATTTGAATAGGGTTAGCTAACTATTATTTGATGCCAGAACTGAGAAACATTTGTACAGATTAATGTTCTTTGTTTGAACTGTACAGACACTACAATTCatcaaatatttgcattttggtatcctgttttttttatttttaatcatgaaTGAACTTGAACTTGGAACTCTGCCTGTTAAAAATTCATGAACACAAGttagaaaaaattttaaaaatacaaatggaaaggaaaaaatctgttttgggACAGTATTAAAAAAGTTGATTGTTATAACACAATTTAACaggtcagatttttttcttcactgacaaACCAACTAGAAGTCCAGTGACGTGCTAGAAGTTAAGCCAATTCACCTGGTTTTATAATACTGCCTAACTGGTTAACGAAACTCCATTTTCCAGTTTGACAAGTTAAATAGGCAAGATGAAATAATCGGGTATTACATCATATCTCAGGAGTAGGAGGTAGCGAGAGGACCTCGTCACTGGGAAGCACTGAATGTTCTGGTCCAGGGCAGGTCTTGTTAACTCTGCAACTGAGCATGAGCTCAGTGGTTGGGAATAAGAAATAACATGGTAAATGAAGGGCTGTGTCAGTGCACGGCAAACACAGAGGAGCAGTTTGAATTACAAAGGCATATCTGGCTTTGCTAAAGCACTTATTTAAATCAAACACTGAGCCAACTGACTACTAATATTGTAAAGAACATACATGCTAAATATCTTTGGTCAATCAACAATCAACTTTAGGCAAATCAATGTAAGATTTGCTTTATTCAGGTTTAGTTTTATAGCAAATCTCTTATCAGTTCCAATTCTAAAATATGGACTTTTTGTGCAcccagtgtggtttttttagtaGGATGTACCCTGCATAATTCAAAAGTAAACTGATCTGAATGATCTTTGTTGGATACATCACGATTTATGGCATCGCTCATTGTCTAGGCTTTGTAGAACAGCTTTTTTGACCTTTGaacataaaccagaaaaattatCCAAACAAATTATTAAGCTAACATagctgctgttttaaaacaggCACTTTTGCCTGCAACCTGCAATAACCCCTTGAAGACAAGCAGATACAGAAACAGACCTCTAACAGTCCACTGGTTTTTGAAAAGTGAAACTGGCTCCTATTCTGTTTTAAGGGGAAGGTAACTCCTTAGGATCGGTTGTTACAGTTCACTCAAGATGAAGGCTGTTTGCACATTTTGGGTTCCTAATCCTGTAAATGAGAGGTGTGCTAATTCTTTGGAATCAATCAGTAACAGTCCAAAAATTGCAGTTAAGGTTTAAAGCACTCCACAATTAGTATGTAAGTGCTAAACCAATATATTGATTACAAATATACCTAGAAATACATGCTTTGATGACGGCCCAATACTTAGTTTTAAATGCAGTGCTAATACCACAGCTACTACCAAGCTAAATCAGTTAAATACTAATTCTAACTCACagcaatttttgtttaaatcaaaTCTACAGAGAAGCAACACTAACCATTACTAAATTACTACATATTGCTAATTCTGAGCTACAGAATCTCTGGCATGAGCTGACATAGCCTCTAGGGCACCACAGTCTAGCACACATGTGTTTGGAAAGAACATGTAATGAGaggcaaaaggaagagaaaaggcacACACACTGGAACGTAGAGCATGTTGGCAACATGTGGAGACAGTAGGGGTTTGaccctgaattatttttataatactgCAGAGATTTTTGTACAGGGCTACATACATGTTTAAGACCACAGATGAAAATGTGAGGAGCAGCAAAAATCACAGGCTATCCTGGCACCACTTCACTCTGCCCTGAATAAAGGGCAATGCACAGCCTTGAGCAAACACAGAGCAAACAAGGAACTGTAGCTGTGACTCAGTCCCAGCTTGGTCCTTGCTTTCCCCTTACTCTACTATGATGTAATCTGTACCAGCCCTTTTCCTGGTACGCATTACTTCTCTCTCCACCCCCATTCAGTTGTACTGACAGTGAATTAGGAGACAGAGCCGATGCACCACATGAAGAGGAGTAGCAGAGCAGCATCAGCTCTCTCCCCTACAGACTTGGGATCTGCAGCATACACAAATGCAAGTAACGGGACAAATTGGTGCCTCAATACTCTTTTGTGGAGGCTGATAAGCACCTATGTTTCAAACCTGAGGAGCAAGTTAGAGCAAATAAGAGAGAAATACTCCAAAAGATGATTGCTTCTTcaagtttggtttttggtttttgtttttttttttttttcctgttttttacCTCACTTCTCTGACCACTTCCTTCTATTTAGACCTTTGTAGCTCAACTCATTATATTGTCAAATTTTACTGCCCTTTTACAGTGAGTAACAATCCCCTCTGGAATCACATACAATTTACTATGCAAAACGCTATTTAGTGCAAGTCAAGTCAATTGAATACGTCCCAAATTTTCAGTCCTGGTTGTGATCCTGGACAACAAtggtggaaaatattttgctcagaGAGCTGTTTATCCCTGtgcttttttaatagcttttccCAGAACTGTAAATCATATTCTACAGCTTTTTGTGGCTCCAGGAGTAAGATACTAATTTGCTAAGCCCCATTATCTATGCACAAATGTGCGATCTCCATGTCAGAGttctcattttaaaacttcacaGCTGAAGCATCTGAAAGATGACAGAAGTAAAACTATAACATGCAATTGCAACAGTGTCAAAGAGTTTTTCTAAACTGCATCCCACTCTGGTTAAAAGAATGTGAATTCTGTGTAAACTAATCTCCATGACTGAAGCTAGTTTTGATCATACCACCTCTCAAATAAATAACACTTTTGATCaaataaatgggaaaagtggTTATGCATTGTGGCAACCaaacagaagtaatttcaaTGTAATTatcagggagggaggaaggagaaacaatCACTGAAACCTTATGCTTATTACAACTCACTGAAGTACAC
The DNA window shown above is from Phalacrocorax aristotelis chromosome Z, bGulAri2.1, whole genome shotgun sequence and carries:
- the SMIM15 gene encoding small integral membrane protein 15, with the protein product MFDVKAWAEYIVEWAAKDPYGFLTTVILALTPLFVISAALSWKLAKMIEAREREQKKKQKRQENIAKAKRTKKY